TCGCGGTCATCGCGGTGACCACGCTGTCCACCATCGCCATGGTGGTCTATCCCATCGTCGCCAGGGCCCTGGGGCTCGACGATCATTCGGCGGGCATCTTCCTCGGCGGCACCATCCACGACGTCGCCCAGGTGGTGGGGGCCGGCTATGGCATTTCGCCCGAGGCCGGCGACGTGGCCACGGTGACGAAACTGTTCCGCGTCGCCATGCTGGTGCCGGTGGTGTTCGCGCTGTCGCTGGTGTTCGGGCGCCGCGAGGGCGGGGCCGGCCGGCGGCCGCCGCTGCCGCTGTTCGTCGTCGCCTTCTGCCTGCTGGTCGCCGCCAACAGCTTGGGCCTCGTGCCCGAGGCGGCCCGCCAGCCGTTGAGCGAGCTGTCGAGCTGGTGCCTGGTGGCGGCGATCGCCGCGCTGGGGGTCAAGACCTCGCTCAAGGCCCTGGTGACGGTGGGCGCCGTGCCGGTCAGCCTGATGGTCGCCGAAACGCTGTTCATCGCCACCTGGGTGCTGGCCGGCGCGGCGTTCCTGGGCTGAATGAGAAAGCTCGAACCACCGAGAACACCGAGAACACAGAGGGTCACAGAGAAGATTTAAGTGCGGGCGGAGCCCGCGCAGAAGTCCTTCTCAGTGTCTTTCTCAGTGTTCTCCGTGTTCTCGGTGGTGAATCTTAATTCTTAAACGACGCCGGCCTTTTCCAGGGCGACGCGCAACAACACCTCGGCGCCGGCGGAAAGCTGCGCCGGGTCGGTGTGCTCGGTCACGTTGTGGCTGATGCCGCCCCGGCTCGGCACGAAGATCATGGCGGCCGGGCAGTGCGGCGCGAACATCTGGGCGTCGTGGCCGGCCCCCGAGGGCATGCGCCTGACCGAATGGCCGAGGCCGCGGGCGGTTTCTTCGACGAGCGCGACCAGTTCGGGATCGAAGGCGACCGGGGCGAAGCGGGCCAGCGGACGGGCCTCGAACCCCACCCCCTCGGCGGCGGCGGCCTGGGCGGCGAAGGCCCGGAGCCTTTCGTCGGCGGCGGCGAGCGTCGCGGCATCGGTGTTGCGCAGATCGGCGGTCAACAGCGCCTCCCCCGGCACCACGTTGACGAGCCCGGGTGCGACGGCGAGGCGCCCGACGGTAGCCACCTGGACGCCGCCGATTTCCCCCGCCAGCCGGCGGGCCTCGACGGCCACCCGCGCGGCGACGTAGCCGGCGTCGTGGCGCATCGCCATCGGCGTCGTACCGGCGTGGTTGGTCTGGCCCTGGAAGCGGTATTCGGTCCAGCAGATGCCCTGCACGCCGGTGACGGCGCCGATGGCGATGCCCCCGGCATCGAGGACCGGGCCCTGCTCGATGTGCAGCTCGAGATAGCAGTGGGCGGCGATGGCGCCGACCGGGGCGTCGCCGGCATAGCCGATGCGCGCCAGTTCGTCGCCCACGGTGGCGCCGTCGATGCCGACGGCGGCGAGCGCTTCGGCCAGGCCGAGATGGCCGGAAAGAACGCCGCTGCCCATCATGTCGGGGGCGAAACGCGCACCCTCCTCGTTGGTGAAGAAGGCCACCGCCAGCGGCCGGCGGGTGCGGATGGCGGCGTCGTTCAAGACGTTCACCACCTCGAGGCCGGCCAGCACGCCGAGCGCGCCGTCGTAAAGGCCGCCGGTGGCCACGGTGTCGATGTGCGACCCGATGACCACGGGGGGCCCGGCCTCGGCGCCCGCACGCAGGCCGAAGACATTGCCGATGCGATCGACGGTGACGGCGAGGCCGAGGCCACGCATCCAGCCGGCCACGCAATCGCGGCCCTGGCGGTCGGCCTCGGAGAGGGCCAGCCGGCTGACGCCGCCGCCGGGCAGGGCGCCGATCCGCCCGAGCGCCTCGATGCGGCCCATCAGGCGGGCGGGATCGATGCCGAGATTGGCGGGACGGGACGATGGGCGCATGGTTTCCTCCGTAAGAATGGAAAGGGGCCGGACGCGACGGCGCCCGGCCCCGTTCACGCCGCAAGCGAAGCGGTTACATGTTTTCCTTGATGGAGGCCAGCATGGCATCCAGCATCTCGGTGCCTTCCTTGCCGTACTTGCCTTCGATCAGCTTGCGCACGGCGGGCTGGGTCGCGTCGGCGAACTTCTTGAGCTCGGCGGCGGGGATGGTGTTGACCTGCATCTTCTTGGCCAGGCGCGGCAGACCGCGATCCGAGGCCTCGATCAGGCGCGACATGCCACGGCCGGCCTCGCTCGCCACATCGGACGCCCACAGGACGACGTCGCGCTGTTCGGGCTTCAGCTTGGCCAGGAAGTCCTTGTTCATGAACCACACGTAGGGCGTGATCACGTGGTTGGAGATGGACAGGTACTTCTGGACCTCGTCGAACTTGGCGAAGGCCATGATCGGAATCGGGTTCATCTGGCCGTCGGCGACGCCGGTCTGCAGCGCGGTATAGACCTCGGCCCACGGCAGCGCGGTCGGCTGGCCGCCCAGCGAGGAAACGATCGCCTCGTGGGTGGGCAGCGTCATGGTGCGGATCTTCAACCCCTTCATGTCCTCGACCGTCTTGATCGGCCGCTTGTTGTTGGAGAACACGAAGAAGCCGCCGGAATCGATGAGGCCCAGCACCTTGAGGTCGGTCTTCTTCTCGAGGTCGGCCACGAACTTCTTGCCGAAGGAACTGTCCCGGCTGATGACCTTGGAGGCGACCGCGATGTTCGGGAAGGCGAACGGCATGTCGAAGACGCCGACCAGCGGATAGTGCCCGGCGACGCCGCCGGCCGAGGAAATGAACGATTCGACGACGCCGCTGCGGACCTGGTCGATGACTTCGCTTTCCTTGCCGAGCTGGCCGTTGGCGAACAGTTTGACCTCGATCGTGCCGTTGGTGTTGGCCTC
The window above is part of the Shumkonia mesophila genome. Proteins encoded here:
- a CDS encoding YeiH family protein, producing the protein MTRPVVRRLVVAGRRIRRWRRYFPGMVVALTVAAAARFLSDHYGAPQMLFALLLGLAFHFLAEDRRSVPGIQFTASRVLRVGVALLGLRITVEQVAGLGWGLIGWVGAGVVMTIAVGWAASKLLGRGGSFGVLTGGAVGICGASAAMAISAVLPRHPHHERDTIFAVIAVTTLSTIAMVVYPIVARALGLDDHSAGIFLGGTIHDVAQVVGAGYGISPEAGDVATVTKLFRVAMLVPVVFALSLVFGRREGGAGRRPPLPLFVVAFCLLVAANSLGLVPEAARQPLSELSSWCLVAAIAALGVKTSLKALVTVGAVPVSLMVAETLFIATWVLAGAAFLG
- a CDS encoding Zn-dependent hydrolase, with the translated sequence MRPSSRPANLGIDPARLMGRIEALGRIGALPGGGVSRLALSEADRQGRDCVAGWMRGLGLAVTVDRIGNVFGLRAGAEAGPPVVIGSHIDTVATGGLYDGALGVLAGLEVVNVLNDAAIRTRRPLAVAFFTNEEGARFAPDMMGSGVLSGHLGLAEALAAVGIDGATVGDELARIGYAGDAPVGAIAAHCYLELHIEQGPVLDAGGIAIGAVTGVQGICWTEYRFQGQTNHAGTTPMAMRHDAGYVAARVAVEARRLAGEIGGVQVATVGRLAVAPGLVNVVPGEALLTADLRNTDAATLAAADERLRAFAAQAAAAEGVGFEARPLARFAPVAFDPELVALVEETARGLGHSVRRMPSGAGHDAQMFAPHCPAAMIFVPSRGGISHNVTEHTDPAQLSAGAEVLLRVALEKAGVV
- a CDS encoding TRAP transporter substrate-binding protein, with product MTYLKHLRLLAGAATVALVSSGAMAADVTIRLGHMNPDEPLDSHSGTMAAIFKSFVEANTNGTIEVKLFANGQLGKESEVIDQVRSGVVESFISSAGGVAGHYPLVGVFDMPFAFPNIAVASKVISRDSSFGKKFVADLEKKTDLKVLGLIDSGGFFVFSNNKRPIKTVEDMKGLKIRTMTLPTHEAIVSSLGGQPTALPWAEVYTALQTGVADGQMNPIPIMAFAKFDEVQKYLSISNHVITPYVWFMNKDFLAKLKPEQRDVVLWASDVASEAGRGMSRLIEASDRGLPRLAKKMQVNTIPAAELKKFADATQPAVRKLIEGKYGKEGTEMLDAMLASIKENM